The Clostridia bacterium sequence AGCAAAAACGCATTTATCAAAAGAAAACGCGCAAAATTTTGCGTGTTTTCTTCATTTTGTGTCTTTCTCGTGCGTTTGCACAAACTTTGTTCGCCTTTATACTCGCGTTTTTGCGATCCGGACTTTTTTTACATTCCCTTTCATTCTAATTCATCTAATTCCTGCATCAGTCGTTCCAGAATCTCTTTGCGTTTTTCTTCGGGCACGTCCGAAAGGCGTCTTGCCGCAAAAAGCACATCCTCCGGGAAGTACTCTTTCCCCTCAAGCGGATACTTATCTTCGCTTTCCCCTAAGACCCATGCAGGATTTACACCCAGACAGGCACAAATGGATTCCACCACCGGACGTTTGATGACTACAATACCGCCCACCTCGTAACGCTGAATTGTAGAACGGTCAACCCCAACAAACTGTGCTACCTGTTGCAAGGTATATCCTTTGTTGGAACGGCTTTCTTTTAATCGGATGCCAATTTCCCGGTTGGTTGTTTTTCGCATAGAACTCACTTCCTATAGTTTGAGGGCGGTTTCCCGCCCTCTTTGATTTTACTCTACAATGATATAAACGAAACGCAGATTGGTCGTATTTGCATAAATCATAACCTTAGACGCACCTGCACCCGAATCAATCCAGTCCATGATGTATTCCTTGGTTGCTTCGGTGTTCAATCTCTTAGCTTCGGATTCTTTCTTGTCATACACAAAGAATTTTGTACCCGAACTGAAATTGATGGTGTATCGTGTGATTTCGTCGTTGATATTGCCTTCCAGATCCACTAAATCGCCATTTTCATTTACAGTGCCAAGCGAAATAACGAAACGTTCTTCGTCACGGCTGTACACCGTACCGCAGATGCTGAGCTGTGTTGCGTTGGTTGCGGTTGTAACCGTTCCTTCTGTATAGTAGCGCTTGCCTGCCGCCTTGGAAGGATACAACAAGGTAAAGGATTCATCCTCCGGGTCAAAGATACGGTAAATGTCTTCGATAACGCCCTTGTTGTTCTGCTTGTAGCGAACAATATCACCAATCTTTGCACCGCTGCTGTTAAATACAGCACGGTTCTTGGTCTGACGGGTTACCTCTTTACCGTTTAAGATAAACTTCAGCTCATAAACGTTTGTTCCTTCGCTGTTTTGTACAATATATGCATCGGTCAGCAACGCAGGATAGCTTGTTGTACTTACCGCCGCAGACCCATACACCAGGAGGTAATCTGCAACACCGGTAGCAGATACATCATACGCCTCAATATTGTATTTTCCGAGGTTAGAAAGTCTGCTGTAGGTTGCCACCACATAATCTTCCGTGTTGCCACGGTCAGACGGAATCAAAATAACCTTTGACGTGTTGGTGCTTAAGGAAAGGTTCATATCCTTAAAGCTTCGGGTCGAACTCTGGTATACCGCATCTTTGGTATAGCCCTTGCCCAGAACCAGCTCGCGGGCTTTGTCGCCATTTTCCACCATTGTATAGATTGCACTTACAACACTTCCGCTCAGTTCATATTTAATTAACTGGGAGGTTTCTGTACCTTTGGCATTTTCATCCTTGTTGGTGAGGTCACAGGTATCCTTTAACTCGTCTTCAATTTCATCCCAGTCATAACGGACACCGTTGATAGTCATGTTTTTGTCACAGTCGTAAATGCCGATTTTACCATCTAAGGTCAGCATTTTAATCTGTGTTTTTTCTGCATCTTCATCAGGTCCTACTGCAATCAGGTAACCAACCTTTGCATTCAGCTCTGCACGAACCGAATACAGAATCTGGTTTTCTTCACTCAGATATACAGTTGCCTTATCCCCTACCTGTAATGCTTCTGCAGGTGTTTTGCTCATGTATTCCACATAATCACTGCAGGCTTCATATGATTTGCCGGCTACATAATACACCTCGCCATTTTCGGCAATTCTGGAAACTTCGCCGGTCTTTGTTGCGGTTACAATTGTTACTGTAATATTATTATCGTTTTCTGCAATCAGCAAAACATCTTCTTTTTTGATTGCGGAGAATTCTACTTCAGATTTGTTTTTATAGAACTTAACCTTAACCACATCCGGATTGAGCACAATCTTTTCGCTTGTGTTATATTTATTGGTTACGGTTTTATTCAGAGAATCCAGTGCATTTACAACCACCACGCGGGTATCTTTGATTTCGATTAAGTCAATCACTTCATCAT is a genomic window containing:
- a CDS encoding helix-turn-helix domain-containing protein — encoded protein: MRKTTNREIGIRLKESRSNKGYTLQQVAQFVGVDRSTIQRYEVGGIVVIKRPVVESICACLGVNPAWVLGESEDKYPLEGKEYFPEDVLFAARRLSDVPEEKRKEILERLMQELDELE
- a CDS encoding S-layer homology domain-containing protein, translated to MKRLFCILLCLSLLFSCGISAMGASFTDVFETHEYYEAIDVLSDFGIILGDAGTGAFRPNHEISRAEFSVIVTRILGVSDLKADLNNLPFTDVTPESCDEWILNATKVAYDMGIIAGYGDGTFGPYNPVTYEQVVKMLVCALGYESSAIENGGWPAGYLVVANDLGITKDAVMAYSENAPRGIVAQLVYNCLEVDLMEKVNETDYQVRPGHNILTDKLGYVKDEGVVTGIAGKAFTHTGKRIGATEVEIDGEIHAAGETDAKKYFGYFGEFYYKLKNNVKILISFTPSDRNVVYEVHRDLVEDLDENGITYLENEDASKTSYLAFNGQTVFLYNGLATDLDRISKPNTGVVRMIDCDDDEVIDLIEIKDTRVVVVNALDSLNKTVTNKYNTSEKIVLNPDVVKVKFYKNKSEVEFSAIKKEDVLLIAENDNNITVTIVTATKTGEVSRIAENGEVYYVAGKSYEACSDYVEYMSKTPAEALQVGDKATVYLSEENQILYSVRAELNAKVGYLIAVGPDEDAEKTQIKMLTLDGKIGIYDCDKNMTINGVRYDWDEIEDELKDTCDLTNKDENAKGTETSQLIKYELSGSVVSAIYTMVENGDKARELVLGKGYTKDAVYQSSTRSFKDMNLSLSTNTSKVILIPSDRGNTEDYVVATYSRLSNLGKYNIEAYDVSATGVADYLLVYGSAAVSTTSYPALLTDAYIVQNSEGTNVYELKFILNGKEVTRQTKNRAVFNSSGAKIGDIVRYKQNNKGVIEDIYRIFDPEDESFTLLYPSKAAGKRYYTEGTVTTATNATQLSICGTVYSRDEERFVISLGTVNENGDLVDLEGNINDEITRYTINFSSGTKFFVYDKKESEAKRLNTEATKEYIMDWIDSGAGASKVMIYANTTNLRFVYIIVE